A section of the Streptomyces sp. V3I8 genome encodes:
- a CDS encoding ABC transporter permease: MSTTTRSTGTTDSADLAPVRADSLAALLVSGERPPRPNALRTSLTFGWRAVLKIKHVPEQLFDVTAFPVMLVLMYTYLFGGALAGSPREYIQYLLPGILVMSVVMITMYTGVSVNVDIAKGVFDRFRSLPVWRPSTLVGYLLGDALRYTIASVVMLTVGLIMGFRPDGGVRGVVAGVLLLIVFSFAFSWVWTMFGLLLRTEKSVMGVSMMILFPLTFLSDIFVRPETMPGWLQAFVNNNPVTHLASAVRGLMDGSWPAAGIAWSLGWAAALVLVFGPVTMRLYNRR, translated from the coding sequence ATGAGCACCACAACCCGGTCCACCGGCACCACGGATTCCGCGGACCTCGCGCCGGTCCGCGCCGACAGCCTCGCCGCTCTCCTGGTCTCCGGCGAGCGCCCCCCGCGCCCGAACGCCCTGCGGACGTCCCTCACCTTCGGCTGGCGGGCGGTCCTGAAGATCAAGCACGTACCGGAGCAGCTCTTCGACGTCACGGCGTTCCCGGTCATGCTGGTGCTGATGTACACGTACCTGTTCGGGGGCGCGCTCGCCGGTTCCCCGCGGGAGTACATCCAGTACCTGCTGCCCGGCATCCTCGTGATGTCGGTCGTCATGATCACGATGTACACGGGCGTCTCGGTCAACGTCGACATCGCGAAGGGCGTCTTCGACCGCTTCCGCTCGCTGCCCGTCTGGCGCCCGTCGACGCTGGTCGGCTACCTGCTCGGGGACGCCCTGCGCTACACGATCGCGTCGGTCGTGATGCTGACGGTCGGGCTGATCATGGGCTTCCGCCCGGACGGCGGCGTCCGGGGAGTGGTCGCGGGCGTCCTGCTGCTGATCGTGTTCTCGTTCGCCTTCTCCTGGGTGTGGACGATGTTCGGCCTGCTGCTGCGTACGGAGAAGTCGGTCATGGGCGTGAGCATGATGATCCTGTTCCCGCTGACCTTCCTCAGCGACATCTTCGTCCGCCCCGAGACGATGCCGGGCTGGCTCCAGGCGTTCGTCAACAACAACCCGGTCACCCACCTCGCCTCGGCGGTCCGCGGCCTGATGGACGGCTCCTGGCCGGCCGCCGGGATCGCCTGGTCGCTGGGCTGGGCCGCGGCGCTGGTCCTGGTCTTCGGCCCGGTCACGATGAGGCTCTACAACCGCAGATGA
- a CDS encoding ATP-binding cassette domain-containing protein, whose amino-acid sequence MTSSNRTDHRAGPAIETAGLVKTFGDTRAVDGVDLRIEAGTVYGLLGPNGAGKTTTVRMLATLLRPDGGEAHVFGHDVVREADAVRARVSLTGQYASVDEDLTGTENLVLLARLTGHAKKASSGRAAQLLDAFGLSEAAGRQVKNYSGGMRRRIDIAASILNTPDLLFLDEPTTGLDPRSRNQVWEIVRAVVAQGTTVLLTTQYLDEADQLASRIAVIDQGRVIAEGTKGELKASVGAGAVHVRLRDADRRPDAERLLRQTLGADVQLEPDPVALTARVGNGPADGSGPADGSGGAEKASRALAELARAGIVVDNFSLGQPSLDEVFLALTGKPDHPRPAARTRHEKEATA is encoded by the coding sequence ATGACGAGCAGCAACCGCACCGACCACCGGGCCGGGCCGGCCATCGAGACCGCGGGCCTGGTGAAGACCTTCGGCGACACCCGCGCGGTCGACGGAGTGGACCTGCGCATCGAGGCGGGCACGGTCTACGGCCTGCTCGGCCCGAACGGCGCCGGCAAGACCACGACCGTACGCATGCTGGCGACCCTGCTGCGCCCCGACGGCGGCGAGGCCCACGTCTTCGGCCACGACGTCGTGCGCGAGGCGGACGCGGTACGCGCCAGGGTGAGCCTCACCGGCCAGTACGCCTCGGTGGACGAGGACCTGACCGGCACCGAGAACCTCGTGCTGCTGGCCCGCCTGACCGGCCACGCCAAGAAGGCCTCGTCCGGCCGCGCGGCCCAGCTCCTGGACGCCTTCGGCCTGTCGGAGGCGGCCGGCCGCCAGGTGAAGAACTACTCCGGCGGCATGCGGCGCCGTATCGACATCGCCGCGTCCATCCTCAACACCCCGGACCTGCTGTTCCTGGACGAGCCGACGACGGGCCTCGACCCGCGCAGCCGCAACCAGGTCTGGGAGATCGTGCGGGCGGTCGTCGCCCAGGGCACGACGGTCCTGCTGACGACCCAGTACCTGGACGAGGCCGACCAACTGGCGTCCCGGATCGCCGTCATCGACCAGGGCAGGGTCATCGCCGAGGGCACCAAGGGCGAGCTGAAGGCGTCGGTAGGCGCCGGCGCCGTGCACGTACGGCTGCGGGACGCGGACCGGCGCCCGGACGCCGAGCGGCTGCTCCGGCAGACCCTCGGCGCGGACGTCCAGCTGGAACCGGACCCGGTGGCCCTGACGGCCCGCGTCGGCAACGGCCCGGCGGACGGAAGCGGCCCGGCGGACGGGAGCGGCGGCGCCGAGAAGGCGTCCCGCGCCCTCGCGGAACTCGCCCGCGCGGGCATCGTCGTCGACAACTTCTCCCTGGGCCAGCCCAGCCTGGACGAGGTGTTCCTGGCCCTCACCGGAAAACCCGACCACCCGCGGCCCGCAGCCCGCACCCGGCACGAGAAAGAGGCCACGGCATGA
- a CDS encoding PP2C family protein-serine/threonine phosphatase, with amino-acid sequence MSGADRRTPAQRQQLLRIRGRSIAWAPPLLLLIAIAVIDSNTSGEFRIISWIVLVPGIAAAICGVKGTAALGVLAVVTYIEVDTAWPHQDQTGLPDFILVAVGGALATTACAVRVREERRMLHMRDVADTTRRTVLRPMPTPWAGLEHAAVYLAADSEARVGGDFYDIQPGPHGTRVLLGDVQGKGLPAVDAAAALLGTFRESAYHEASLAVVAERLEVRMGRHRRYVTDLGGAPERGVERFATAVLVAFPPPGAPAGHIEVVNFGHEPPLVAGQGGVRLLPPGDGLPLGLAGLTGPEAALPPVRRVPFAPGETLLLVTDGVTEARDADGTFFPLHARVALAVSTDPAAARPRTLVELVREGTLRHSAGHLVDDTTIFAVRQARQARQARQSGQTRQAGQDGRAGQARNGTSPPVPPPHGSTAHPHRLP; translated from the coding sequence ATGAGCGGTGCGGACCGGCGAACGCCTGCCCAGCGACAGCAACTGCTCCGCATCCGCGGACGCAGCATCGCCTGGGCACCCCCGCTGCTCCTGCTCATCGCGATCGCCGTGATCGACAGCAACACCTCGGGCGAGTTCAGGATCATCTCCTGGATCGTCCTGGTGCCCGGCATCGCCGCGGCCATCTGCGGAGTCAAGGGCACCGCCGCCCTCGGCGTCCTCGCCGTCGTCACCTACATCGAGGTCGACACCGCCTGGCCGCACCAGGACCAGACCGGCCTCCCCGACTTCATCCTCGTCGCCGTGGGCGGGGCACTCGCGACCACGGCCTGCGCGGTGCGGGTCCGCGAGGAGCGGCGGATGCTGCACATGCGCGACGTCGCCGACACGACCCGCCGTACCGTCCTGCGCCCGATGCCCACTCCCTGGGCGGGCCTGGAACACGCGGCCGTCTACCTCGCCGCCGACAGCGAGGCCCGCGTCGGCGGCGACTTCTACGACATCCAGCCGGGCCCCCACGGCACCCGCGTCCTCCTCGGGGACGTCCAGGGCAAGGGCCTTCCCGCGGTCGACGCGGCCGCCGCCCTGCTCGGCACGTTCCGGGAGTCGGCGTACCACGAGGCGTCCCTGGCCGTCGTCGCCGAACGGCTGGAGGTGCGGATGGGGCGCCACCGCCGGTACGTGACGGACCTCGGCGGCGCGCCGGAGCGCGGCGTGGAACGCTTCGCGACCGCGGTCCTCGTCGCGTTCCCGCCGCCCGGCGCCCCGGCCGGGCACATCGAGGTCGTCAACTTCGGGCACGAGCCTCCGCTCGTCGCCGGACAGGGCGGCGTGCGCCTCCTGCCGCCCGGCGACGGCCTGCCGCTCGGCCTGGCCGGGCTGACCGGACCGGAGGCGGCCCTCCCGCCGGTCCGCCGGGTGCCCTTCGCCCCCGGCGAGACCCTGCTCCTCGTCACGGACGGCGTGACCGAGGCCCGCGACGCCGACGGCACCTTCTTCCCCCTGCACGCCCGCGTCGCCCTGGCCGTCTCCACCGACCCCGCCGCCGCCCGCCCCCGCACCCTCGTCGAACTGGTCCGCGAAGGCACCCTCCGCCACAGCGCCGGACACCTGGTGGACGACACGACGATCTTCGCCGTACGCCAGGCGAGGCAGGCGAGGCAGGCGAGGCAGTCGGGGCAGACGCGACAGGCCGGGCAGGACGGGCGGGCCGGGCAGGCGCGAAACGGCACCTCTCCTCCCGTACCGCCCCCGCACGGATCCACTGCGCACCCGCACCGGTTACCGTGA
- a CDS encoding helix-turn-helix domain-containing protein has translation MAERDDPGIIGRRVQLLRTERGLTQKQLAEPAYTPAYVSTLEAGRVRPSEEALRHIAERLGVAYEELATGRPAHLATGLRLRLTDARRTLATGEAEVAAEQYTALLAEAEAHGLDAECAAALLGLGECALDTGDLATARQRFEESEKRLADEPLPVRVPALRGRAVSHYLAGELRYACYLLESAIDELNKGGLHDPDALLLLYAAVIAPYMDMGAHARAAQAAEFALALAPQVGDPALLARMHRSVARTMIAEGRMAEADASLGKAAELYRQLQIRTELANCHWMRGYLSVQNGDLERAESELREALSMHTAQRATLYTSQVAVELADVLHRRGKSDEAAALLHGVLGDLSSERGAVHSAGAHRLLGIIAEDGRDTETAEEHYVRALSLLERAGAAGDLADLCRLLGDLLRRTGRIDAALDAYRTGLGHRTAPGTTTLGPAPAHPPL, from the coding sequence ATGGCCGAGCGCGACGACCCGGGAATCATCGGGCGCAGAGTGCAGCTGCTGCGTACGGAACGCGGGCTGACACAGAAACAACTGGCGGAACCCGCCTACACCCCCGCGTACGTCTCCACGCTGGAGGCAGGACGCGTACGGCCCTCCGAGGAGGCGCTGCGGCACATCGCCGAGCGGCTCGGGGTCGCGTACGAGGAACTGGCGACCGGGCGGCCCGCCCACCTCGCCACCGGTCTGCGGCTCAGGCTCACCGATGCCCGGCGCACGCTGGCGACCGGCGAGGCGGAGGTCGCCGCCGAGCAGTACACCGCCCTGCTCGCGGAGGCCGAGGCCCACGGCCTCGACGCCGAGTGCGCGGCCGCGCTGCTCGGCCTCGGCGAGTGCGCCCTGGACACCGGGGACCTGGCGACGGCACGGCAGCGCTTCGAGGAGTCGGAGAAGCGGCTCGCGGACGAACCCCTGCCCGTGCGCGTGCCGGCCCTGCGCGGCCGGGCCGTCTCGCACTACCTCGCGGGCGAACTCCGCTACGCCTGCTACCTGCTGGAATCCGCCATCGACGAACTGAACAAGGGCGGGCTGCACGACCCCGACGCCCTGCTGCTGCTCTACGCGGCGGTGATCGCGCCCTACATGGACATGGGTGCGCACGCGCGCGCCGCGCAGGCCGCGGAGTTCGCGCTGGCGCTGGCCCCGCAGGTCGGCGATCCCGCGCTGCTGGCGCGTATGCACCGGTCCGTCGCCCGCACGATGATCGCCGAGGGGCGGATGGCCGAGGCCGACGCGTCCCTGGGCAAGGCGGCCGAGCTGTACCGCCAGCTCCAGATCCGTACCGAGCTGGCCAACTGCCACTGGATGCGCGGATACCTGTCCGTGCAGAACGGCGACCTGGAGCGCGCCGAGAGCGAGTTGCGCGAGGCGCTGTCCATGCACACCGCCCAGCGCGCCACGCTCTACACCAGCCAGGTCGCGGTGGAGCTGGCGGACGTGCTGCACCGGCGCGGCAAGTCGGACGAGGCGGCGGCGCTGCTGCACGGCGTGCTGGGCGACCTGAGTTCGGAGCGCGGGGCCGTCCACTCGGCGGGCGCGCACCGGCTGCTCGGCATCATCGCGGAGGACGGCCGGGACACCGAGACGGCCGAGGAACACTACGTCCGCGCGCTCAGCCTGCTCGAACGGGCCGGCGCGGCGGGCGACCTGGCCGACCTGTGCCGGCTGCTCGGTGACCTGCTGCGGCGTACGGGCCGGATCGACGCGGCCCTGGACGCGTACCGGACGGGACTCGGGCACCGCACCGCCCCCGGCACGACCACCCTGGGCCCGGCCCCGGCCCACCCGCCTCTGTAA
- a CDS encoding permease yields MENLRRSVGDGVRVAARALVYAVVGGTALLTVVTVGSVLGPTVALDLATPATAAWWTVFTAVAVQGIPFLLLGTVVSAAIGAFVPERVLRRVLPGNPVLAVPVAGAAGAVLPGCECASVPVADSLMRRGVAPAAALAFLLSAPAVNPVVLVATSLAFPGEPAMVGARLVASLATAVVMGWLWVRFGKEEWLPSVRRGTGPATAAGGWRGFRDGLRHDFLHAGGFLVLGAAAAATFNILVPRSLLGVFTGSPWLSVPLLAVLAVVLCVCSEADAFVAASLTGFSPTARLAFMVVGPMVDLKLVALQAGTFGRAFAVRFSSVTWVVAVLSSVLVGGWLL; encoded by the coding sequence ATGGAGAATCTACGGCGGAGTGTGGGCGACGGGGTGCGGGTGGCCGCCCGTGCGCTGGTGTACGCGGTGGTCGGCGGGACGGCGCTGCTCACCGTCGTCACCGTGGGGTCCGTCCTCGGGCCGACGGTCGCGCTCGATCTCGCCACTCCGGCCACGGCCGCCTGGTGGACGGTGTTCACGGCCGTCGCCGTACAGGGCATCCCCTTCCTGCTGCTGGGCACGGTCGTGTCGGCGGCGATCGGGGCCTTCGTTCCCGAGCGGGTCCTCAGACGCGTACTGCCGGGGAACCCGGTGCTCGCCGTACCCGTCGCCGGGGCGGCCGGGGCCGTACTGCCGGGGTGCGAGTGCGCATCCGTGCCCGTGGCGGACAGCCTGATGCGGCGCGGGGTCGCGCCGGCCGCCGCGCTCGCCTTCCTGCTGTCCGCGCCCGCCGTCAACCCGGTCGTCCTCGTCGCCACCTCCCTCGCCTTCCCGGGGGAGCCGGCCATGGTCGGCGCCCGGCTCGTCGCCTCGCTCGCCACCGCCGTGGTGATGGGCTGGCTGTGGGTGCGCTTCGGCAAGGAGGAGTGGCTGCCGTCCGTACGGCGCGGGACCGGCCCGGCGACCGCCGCGGGCGGGTGGCGGGGCTTCCGGGACGGGCTGCGGCACGACTTCCTGCACGCCGGGGGCTTCCTGGTGCTGGGGGCGGCGGCCGCGGCGACGTTCAACATCCTGGTGCCGCGGTCCCTGCTCGGCGTGTTCACCGGTTCGCCGTGGCTGTCGGTGCCGCTGCTCGCGGTCCTCGCGGTGGTGCTGTGCGTGTGCTCCGAGGCGGACGCCTTCGTGGCGGCCTCGCTGACCGGGTTCTCGCCGACGGCGCGACTGGCCTTCATGGTCGTCGGCCCCATGGTCGACCTGAAGCTCGTCGCCCTGCAGGCGGGCACCTTCGGGCGGGCGTTCGCGGTGCGGTTCTCGTCCGTGACCTGGGTGGTGGCCGTGCTGAGCAGCGTGCTGGTGGGCGGGTGGCTGCTGTGA
- a CDS encoding TIGR03943 family protein, with the protein MSPRPRPRPRPQSVLLLLCGAALLRISLFGELYLRYVKEGLRPYLIASGTALIALGLLDLLTRPHAEDATNAAPNADTKKTPLRDNPHDHDHARTPRVAWLLTAPTLALLLFPPPALGSYSAEREEARVAAQGAGTFPALPAGDPVDLTLGAFASRAEWDTGASLAGRTVRLTGFVTRDDDGTWSVARLLVTCCAADAQALKVGIRDEEAPPADTWVTVTGTWHPTGTPGTDEARPVLDATSVKTTTTPSNPYEKR; encoded by the coding sequence GTGAGCCCCCGTCCGCGCCCGCGCCCGCGCCCGCAGAGCGTGCTGCTGCTCCTGTGCGGGGCGGCGCTGCTCAGGATCTCCCTCTTCGGCGAGCTGTACCTGCGGTACGTGAAGGAGGGCCTGCGCCCGTACCTCATCGCCTCCGGCACGGCACTGATCGCCCTGGGCCTCCTGGACCTGCTGACCCGCCCCCACGCCGAGGACGCCACGAACGCCGCCCCGAACGCCGACACGAAGAAGACCCCGCTCCGTGACAACCCCCACGACCACGACCACGCCCGAACCCCCCGCGTCGCCTGGCTGCTCACCGCTCCCACCCTCGCCCTCCTCCTCTTCCCGCCGCCCGCCCTCGGCTCGTACAGCGCGGAACGCGAGGAGGCGAGGGTCGCCGCGCAGGGCGCCGGCACCTTCCCGGCGCTCCCGGCCGGGGACCCCGTCGACCTGACCCTCGGCGCGTTCGCCTCCCGGGCGGAGTGGGACACGGGCGCGTCGCTGGCGGGCCGCACGGTCCGCCTGACGGGCTTCGTCACCCGCGACGACGACGGCACCTGGTCGGTGGCCCGGCTCCTCGTCACCTGCTGCGCCGCCGACGCCCAGGCCCTGAAGGTCGGGATCCGCGACGAGGAGGCCCCGCCCGCCGACACCTGGGTCACGGTCACCGGCACCTGGCACCCCACGGGCACACCGGGCACGGACGAGGCCCGCCCGGTCCTGGACGCGACATCGGTGAAGACGACGACGACACCTTCGAACCCGTACGAGAAGCGGTGA
- a CDS encoding TerD family protein → MVKGANVELTALSEDVGSVMVSLGWSSPTGEGDADVSVLLLTSDGKVRSDTDFYFYNNPVAADGCVQLLGKAPTADGNEDRITFDLTAIPADVEQIVVAASRYDGAGFGDLDDVRVTLADGSGEGLLRFSIEDAGAVGALLFGELYRRAGDWKFRAIGQGYESGLAGLAQDFGVDVDDDAEEAEEAEAAQRAGVEVPTEAVAVEAEPAADAGAVPALVVVPEQAAAEPAVDGTAEAVPVPVSVPPPVPVPAPRPRTAKKKVTLPKVAKKSLAENDSWRSARLFPVSALKSDRDRETRATSVLLSVMAQVPEFGRRLTAEFGAPAGRMETFTEVSLPNGDSPRRPDGVIRVERAGKLWTALVETKTNGNSLKPDQVQAYADIAARRGYEAVITLSNDVELDGSPLVDVKTDGRRKHKVALRHLSWAEVTHQAQMLIRHEGVGNAAHAWLLQELLHYLQHDNSGCHGFQNMGPAWVPVRNGIDDETLCQGDRRAVEVVENWERLVRQVCLRLGGELGQKVLPVQRTKRGTDPRARRADLADQLCLAGRLDSELRIEGTPGILALCADLRTGRLRTSIEIAVPEQGYPLTWAKRLVRQLTEAPADLHVETLLSGQAGGPRGTLERLRPEPGDLLPKNAAEIAGFRLSLFRNMGSTRGAAESGFIRSVDEAVDRFHDHVVTHLERRPASTRR, encoded by the coding sequence ATGGTCAAGGGCGCCAATGTCGAACTGACGGCATTGAGCGAGGACGTGGGCTCCGTCATGGTGAGCCTGGGCTGGAGCAGCCCGACGGGCGAGGGCGACGCGGACGTGTCCGTCCTGCTGCTGACGTCGGACGGCAAGGTCCGCAGTGACACGGACTTCTACTTCTACAACAACCCGGTGGCGGCCGACGGTTGCGTGCAGCTGCTGGGCAAGGCGCCCACGGCGGACGGCAACGAGGACCGCATCACCTTCGACCTGACCGCGATCCCGGCGGACGTCGAGCAGATCGTCGTGGCGGCGAGCCGTTACGACGGAGCAGGGTTCGGGGACCTGGACGACGTCCGGGTGACACTGGCCGACGGCTCAGGCGAAGGGCTGCTGCGGTTCTCCATCGAGGACGCCGGGGCGGTCGGCGCACTCCTCTTCGGCGAGCTCTACCGGCGCGCGGGCGACTGGAAGTTCCGTGCCATCGGGCAGGGGTACGAGTCCGGGCTCGCGGGTCTGGCCCAGGACTTCGGCGTCGATGTCGACGACGACGCGGAAGAGGCGGAAGAGGCCGAGGCGGCGCAGCGGGCCGGGGTGGAGGTACCGACCGAGGCCGTTGCCGTGGAGGCGGAGCCCGCTGCCGACGCGGGAGCGGTTCCGGCGCTCGTCGTCGTGCCCGAGCAGGCGGCGGCGGAGCCGGCGGTGGACGGTACGGCCGAGGCCGTACCGGTGCCGGTTTCGGTGCCGCCGCCCGTACCGGTACCGGCACCCCGGCCCCGTACGGCCAAGAAGAAGGTCACGCTGCCCAAGGTCGCCAAGAAGTCGCTCGCGGAGAACGACTCCTGGCGGTCCGCCCGGCTCTTCCCGGTCTCCGCCCTGAAGAGTGACCGCGACAGGGAGACCCGCGCGACATCCGTACTGCTGTCCGTGATGGCGCAGGTGCCGGAATTCGGCCGGCGGCTCACCGCGGAGTTCGGGGCGCCCGCCGGACGCATGGAGACCTTCACGGAGGTCTCGCTGCCGAACGGCGACTCCCCGCGCCGGCCGGACGGTGTGATCCGCGTGGAGCGGGCGGGCAAGCTCTGGACCGCACTGGTCGAGACCAAGACCAACGGCAACTCCCTCAAGCCGGACCAGGTGCAGGCGTACGCCGACATCGCCGCCCGCCGGGGCTACGAGGCCGTCATCACCCTGTCCAACGACGTGGAACTGGACGGCAGCCCGCTCGTCGACGTCAAGACGGACGGCCGGCGCAAGCACAAGGTGGCGCTGCGGCACCTGTCGTGGGCCGAGGTCACCCACCAGGCCCAGATGCTGATCCGCCACGAGGGCGTCGGCAACGCGGCACACGCCTGGCTGCTCCAGGAACTCCTGCACTACCTTCAGCACGACAACTCCGGATGCCACGGATTCCAGAACATGGGACCGGCCTGGGTGCCCGTGCGCAACGGCATCGACGACGAGACCCTCTGCCAGGGCGATCGGCGGGCGGTGGAGGTCGTCGAGAACTGGGAACGCCTCGTCCGGCAGGTGTGCCTGCGCCTGGGCGGAGAACTCGGGCAGAAGGTGCTGCCCGTGCAGCGGACGAAGCGCGGTACGGATCCCCGCGCCCGCCGAGCGGACCTCGCCGACCAGCTCTGTCTGGCGGGCAGACTGGATTCCGAGCTGCGTATCGAGGGCACCCCGGGCATCCTCGCGCTCTGCGCGGACCTGCGGACCGGCAGACTCCGTACGTCCATCGAGATCGCCGTCCCGGAACAGGGCTATCCGCTGACCTGGGCCAAGCGGCTCGTCCGTCAGCTCACCGAGGCCCCTGCCGACCTGCATGTCGAGACACTGCTGTCGGGTCAGGCCGGCGGGCCGCGCGGGACGCTGGAGCGACTGCGTCCGGAACCCGGTGACCTCCTTCCCAAGAACGCTGCCGAGATCGCGGGCTTCCGGCTGTCCCTCTTCCGGAACATGGGCAGCACGCGCGGCGCCGCCGAATCCGGTTTCATCCGCAGCGTCGACGAGGCCGTGGACCGTTTCCACGACCACGTGGTCACACACCTGGAACGGCGCCCGGCCTCAACGCGTCGTTGA
- a CDS encoding transglycosylase domain-containing protein, which translates to MSGRHGDRGGAGGGNAPGGARDRLRAVGGRLRRVRLRLRRTRGRRLRRVLAALLALFVSACAALVVAYRMTPIPEPHPETVSQSTVFVDSEGEYLGRRGPVDRQDIPLRQVPRHVQDAVIAAENRSFRTDSGVAPSAILRAALAAVTGGDRQGGSTITQQYVKNALLTPEQSLQRKAHEALIAVKLDRTRSKDDILEGYLNTVYFGRGAAGIESAARNYFGVGAGDLTVSQGAALAGILNLPSYYERAGADAKVTGTLRRRWAWVLDAMADSGAISAGERSAARFPAFRFYPPGSTDGRRQYLIDAASAEAADRLGITQDQLARGGYTVHTTFDLALQDETAELVRERTATAADGEGGGSGGKGARLHTAVVATVPGDGAVRVLYGGADYAHQPFNDAVDGAVEAGTVLEPFARTLRSGGPLAGLAKETAPTPLRLNSAYATVAAGGTYATPYTVAKITEAGRTVRTTRPERRTAMHEKEAAFAAGLMSGPYATDPLFAQAKARPPTRTAVPEPVPALPAGHSAGAGSGPGTRTVWESVYSPELAVTLALFAERDGKPVRVTGLTGTQEPGTYAAQQLNEVWQLAGSPGGTLPPPPKPTTAPRP; encoded by the coding sequence ATGAGCGGCCGCCACGGTGACCGCGGCGGCGCCGGCGGGGGGAATGCCCCCGGCGGCGCCCGCGACCGGCTCCGTGCCGTCGGCGGGCGTCTGCGCCGCGTCCGGCTCCGTCTGCGCCGCACCAGGGGCCGCCGGCTCCGCCGTGTCCTGGCCGCCCTGCTGGCGCTGTTCGTCTCCGCGTGCGCCGCGCTGGTCGTCGCGTACCGGATGACGCCCATTCCCGAGCCGCACCCCGAGACCGTCAGCCAGAGCACGGTCTTCGTGGACTCCGAGGGCGAGTACCTGGGCCGGCGCGGGCCGGTCGACCGCCAGGACATCCCGCTGCGGCAGGTCCCCCGGCACGTCCAGGACGCCGTGATCGCGGCGGAGAACCGCTCCTTCCGTACGGATTCGGGGGTCGCCCCCTCCGCGATCCTGCGGGCCGCGCTCGCCGCCGTGACGGGCGGCGACCGCCAGGGCGGCTCCACCATCACCCAGCAGTACGTGAAGAACGCCCTGCTCACCCCCGAGCAGTCCCTGCAGCGCAAGGCGCACGAGGCGCTGATCGCCGTGAAGCTGGACCGTACCCGGTCCAAGGACGACATCCTGGAGGGCTACCTCAACACCGTGTACTTCGGCCGCGGCGCCGCCGGCATCGAGTCCGCCGCCCGGAACTACTTCGGCGTCGGTGCCGGGGACCTGACGGTCTCCCAGGGCGCGGCCCTCGCGGGGATCCTCAATCTGCCCTCGTACTACGAACGGGCGGGCGCGGACGCGAAGGTGACGGGGACGCTGCGGCGGCGCTGGGCGTGGGTCCTCGACGCGATGGCGGACTCGGGCGCGATCAGTGCCGGCGAGCGGTCGGCCGCCCGCTTCCCGGCCTTCCGCTTCTACCCGCCGGGCAGCACGGACGGGCGGCGCCAGTACCTGATCGACGCGGCGTCCGCCGAGGCCGCCGACCGGCTCGGCATCACCCAGGACCAGCTGGCGCGCGGCGGCTACACGGTGCACACCACCTTCGACCTCGCCCTCCAGGACGAGACGGCGGAGCTGGTGCGCGAGCGGACGGCCACGGCCGCGGACGGCGAGGGCGGCGGCAGCGGCGGCAAGGGCGCGCGGCTGCACACGGCCGTCGTGGCGACCGTTCCCGGCGACGGCGCGGTCCGGGTGCTGTACGGCGGGGCGGACTACGCGCACCAGCCGTTCAACGACGCCGTCGACGGGGCGGTCGAGGCGGGCACCGTCCTGGAACCGTTCGCCAGGACCCTGCGGTCCGGCGGCCCGCTGGCCGGGCTCGCCAAGGAGACGGCTCCGACGCCCCTGCGGCTGAACTCGGCGTACGCCACCGTGGCCGCCGGCGGCACCTACGCGACCCCGTACACCGTCGCGAAGATCACCGAGGCGGGCCGTACGGTGCGCACCACACGGCCGGAGAGGCGTACGGCGATGCACGAGAAGGAAGCGGCGTTCGCCGCCGGCCTGATGAGCGGGCCGTACGCCACGGACCCCCTCTTCGCGCAGGCCAAGGCGCGGCCCCCGACACGGACCGCCGTGCCGGAGCCGGTGCCCGCCCTGCCGGCCGGCCACTCGGCGGGCGCGGGCAGCGGCCCGGGCACACGGACGGTCTGGGAGAGCGTGTACTCACCGGAACTGGCCGTCACCCTGGCCCTGTTCGCCGAACGCGACGGAAAGCCCGTCCGGGTCACGGGCCTCACCGGCACACAGGAGCCCGGCACGTACGCCGCCCAGCAACTGAACGAGGTATGGCAACTCGCCGGCTCCCCCGGAGGCACCCTCCCGCCCCCACCGAAACCGACGACCGCACCACGTCCGTGA